In Akkermansia muciniphila, the DNA window GCGTGAATCATGCCGGAAACCGGGCTTTTGGCCCCCGCCTTGATGTTGGTGGCGGTGCGGGCGATGGCCCCGGTGGCCGGAATGCCGCCGAACAGGGCGGACCCGATGTTGCCGATGCCCTGGGCGATCAGCTCCATGTTGGGCTTGTGGCGGCCTCCGGTCATGCCGTCCGCTACGGAGGCGCTCAGCAGGGATTCAATCGCCGCCAGCAGGGCGATGGTGAAGGCCGGAGCCGTCAGCGCCCCCAGGTTGTGCCATTCAATGTGGGGCAGTGAAGGGAGGGGAAGCGTGTTCGGAAGGCTGCCGAAGGCCTGCCCGATGGTGGTCACGGGCAGGGAGAAGGCTACGGAAACGGCGGTCATGCCCAGCATGCCCACCAGCATGGCCGGCACCCTGGGCCAGAAGCGGCGGCTTAGCAGGGTGATGGCGACGGTGCCGACGGTCAGCGCCAGCGCCGCCCAGTTGATGGTGTGGAAGTAGTTGAAGTAGCAAGCCCATTTTTCAATGAAGTCGCCGGGAATTTTTTCCGTGATGGTGAGGCCGAAGATGTCCTTGATCTGCGTGGAGAAAATCACCACGGCAATGCCGGAGGTGAAGCCCGTGGTGACGGGGAACGGGATGAAGCGGATGAGCGCCCCCATGCGGCAGAAGCCCAGGATAATGAGAAAGAGGCCCGCCATCAGCGTGCAGACCAGCAGTCCGGACGCGTGGTACTGTTCCAGCACGCCCATGATGATGATGACGAAGGCGCCGGTGGGGCCGCCTATCTGGTACTTGCTTCCGCTGAACAGGGAAATGAGGAAGCCGGCCACGATGGCGGTGACGAGGCCCTGGGTGGGAGAGAGTCCGCATGCAATCGCAAAGGCCATCGCCAGCGGGATGGCTACCACGCCTACGGTGAGCCCTGCGAAGAGGTCCGCCAGAAAAGTTTGCTTGGTATAGGTCTTGAGAGAGGAAAGGAGAGCAGGTCTGAACATGGCTGCCGGGATGTTGGCCGGCTGTGGTGGAATGCCGCCGCCGGTGGGGGGTAAAACGTCCCCTTCCTGCACCCGGAGGCGCGCCGCGGAGACGGACGGCAGGTTCCCCGTTCCGTCCGCTCCCCGCAGGCAGTGTTATTTGGAAAGAATGTCTTCCCAGTAGGCGATGCGGCGGCGGGTATTCTCGGAATTGGGAGCCCCCGGGTTGGTACGCTGGGCGAAGGCTTTTGTCAATTCAAATACGTCGCGCGCGTCGGTTCCGTACGCGTCTGAAATGGAGGCGAACTGTTCATCGCTCAACTGGTTGAGGGGCGTACCCGTGGAAATGCTCATGGCGACGGCTTTTCCGACCAGTTCGTGAGCCTTCCGGAAGGGAACGCCGCGGCGCACCAGGTAATCCGCCAGGTCCGTAGCCAGCAGCATGGGATCGGAAGCCGCTTCCAGGGCCCGGGCCGTGTTGACCGTCATGGCGGCCATCATCTCCGCGTTGACGTCCAGGGCCAGCTTGATCGTGTCAATGGAATCGAACAGGGGTTCCTTGTCTTCCTGGAGATCGCGGTTGTAGGTCAGGGGCAGCCCCTTGACGGCCACCATCACGGCAGTAAGGTTGCCGTACAGGCGTCCCGTCTTGCCGCGGGTAAGTTCGGCGACGTCCGGATTTTTCTTCTGGGGCATCAGGGAGGAGCCCGTGGTATGGGCGTCCGACAGGGTGGCGAAGCCGAATTCCGCCGTGCACCACAGGATGACGTCCTCGCTCATGCGGGAGAGGTGGGCGCCGATCACGGCCAGGTCAAAGAGGGTTTCCATGATGTAATCCCGGTCGGCAATGGCATCCATGGAATTCTCCGTCACGGCGTCAAAGCCCAGTTCTGAGGCAATTCCGCGGCGGTCCAGGCAGATGGTGGAGCCGGCGATGGCTCCGGAACCCAGCGGGGAAACGTTCAGGCGCCTGCGGCAGTCCGTGAGGCGGTCCGCGTCCCGGTTCAGCATTTCCACGTAAGCCAGCAAATGGTGGCCCATCGTGACGGGCTGGGCGCGCTGCAGGTGGGTATAGCCCGGCATCATGGCGTCCGCATACTCCTTCGCCTTCATGACCAGCGCGCGCTGCAAATGGCGCACTTTTTCCAGGATTTCATCAATCTCCGCCCGGCAGTAAAGCCGTGTGTCCGTAGCCACCTGGTCGTTGCGGGAGCGTGCGGTATGCAGCTTGGCACCCGGCGCGCCGATGCGGCGGGTCAGCTCGCTTTCAATGTTCATGTGCACGTCTTCCAGCTCACGGCTCCAGGTGAAGTTCCCGGCTTCAATGTCCTTCAGGATGTCCTGAAGCCCGGCTTCAATGGCGTTGAACTCCTCCTGCGTGAGCAGGCCTGCCTTGAGCTGTGCCCGCGCATGGGCGATGGATCCGGCAATGTCCTGGCGGAAGAGCCTCCAGTCGTAGGAGACGGATTCGCCGTAGCGTTGAACCAGATCAGCGGTGGGTTTAGAAAATCTGCCTTTCCACATGACCCACATGTTGTGCCCCAGGAGCTTCCGTTTTAAAAGCCTGAAATGGGTAATGGAGGCAGATTCCGCGGAACGGGAGAAAATCCGTGTGCCTGGAAAACCGGAATGAGGCCGGAAGAAAAAGGGAAACGGCGCATGGCTGCCTTTTGCCTGTGGCAAGAGGGCCGCATATGTTACCATAGCTCCGTGTGCATGGATGATGAAAAGCCCCTGAAACGGGCGGATTTGCGGAAACGCGCTGAGGAGAAGGCGGCGGAACTGGCTGCGGAGGGGATGGAGCTGCATCCCGTGACGGCTTCCGGGCGAAATCTGGCGAAAAAGTTCTGGGGAAAGGAATGGATGAAAAGCTTGGCCGCGTGCGAGGTGTACGGCATGCGGCTGGCCCCCGGGCGCGCCTACTTGCGCTATGGCTGCGTTCTGGATGTGAAAGCGGCCCCTGGCCGCATTGACGCGCTGGTGATGGGGGAGCATTTGTATGAGGTCTGCGTGCATGCCGCCCCTCCTGATGAAGAGGCGCTTGCCCGGCTGCGTGCGCGGTGCGCCGGGCATATCGGTTCCTGGATTGACTTGCTGAAGGGGAACCTTTCCCCGGAGCTGTTGGAAATCCTGTGCGATCCGGAGGGCGGCCTGTTCCCCGCGCCGGAAGAGTGGCGTTTTTCCTGTTCCTGCCCGGATTGGGCGGATTTGTGCAAGCATGCGTCCGCGGTCCTGTATGCCTTCGGCGTGATGCTGGACGAACAGCCGGAACTGCTGTTCACCCTGCGCGGAATGGACGCCTCCGCCCTGATTCCGAAGGCTCCGGAAGCCGTTCCCGGCGGAGAAGACGCGCTGGACAAGGATGCCGGGTCCCTGTCGGACATGTTCGGCATCAGGCTGGATTGATTCCCGCCGCCGTGACGTTATGGCCTTGTTCCGGTCTTGAACAGCCAGGCGGGGAGGGGATGGCCGTCCTTTTTGACGAATTGGCGGCAGACGGGGTCTTTCCGGCGGTCAAGCATGCCGCCGTGCGCCGTCAGCTGATGCTCCTGCATAGTGCTTGCCCGGGTGGAGAACGTACCCGCTTTTTCCATCATGCATTGCAGGGACGGAAGGGCCGTGCAGGCCAGGTAAAGAATCAGGAGTGTCCGGTATTTCGTGCCCCCCTGGCGGAAGGCATGGAGAAAGAGCAGGGAGAGGAAGGGATAGAGGACCGCCGGGGCTTTAAAGAGAAGTTCATTATTCATGATGCCCGTGCGGAAAAAGAGGCTGCCTGCCATCATCCCCAGCGTGATGTAATACAGCGGATTCCTCCGGCATGCTTGAAAGAGCAGCGCACCCGGCAGCAGAACGCCCAGGGCCAGAGCCAGCAGGAAGCTGGCGTATTTGACGGAGCCGGGATAGAGCAGCAGCCGCTGCTGGCCGTAGTGGTAGATTTCCGCATACTTCCCGGCAAAAAGGCAGGAAAACTGCCCCCCACCGTCCAGATGGGCATAAAAGACGGCCATGACCGCCGCGCACAGGAAGGCAACCCAGAAAGCCGGCTGGAGCAGGAGGGACCGGAGCCGGGAAAACGGTTCCTGCTCCGTTGGGCGGCGGAACAGGGTTTCATACACTATGTACGGAAGGAGCAGAAGAGCGCCCAGCGGGGAGGACGGCAGCAGCAATGCCCCCATGAAATAATATCCCGCGGCAGGCAGGGAGCGGGTCAGAATAAGCACGGCGCACAACAGCGCCGGAACGGCATGGTTGAACGTGTTGAAGAGTTGAGCGGGCATGCCGATGAACAGCACCATCTGGGCATTGTATTCCGCGAACAGGGAGGGGAGGGGCATTCCCAGGCAGTCCAGCGCCGCTGCCGGAGATCCCAGGCAGAAGAGAACCAGCGCCCACCAGGCCGTTTGACGGACGCCCCAGCGGGAGGCAGCCACCAGCAACGCCAGTTCCAGCCCCAGGAAGGTCCACAGGGCCAGCAGCCAGGGAGCCCATGCATCCGGACAGCAGGAGGCGGCCAGCGCGGGAGGCAGCCAATGGCCCAGATAGTAGATGAAGTGGCGCCCGTCCGCCATGACGAGGGGCCAGGAGCCTGCCGCGAGCTGTTCGTAAACGGCGTTGCGGACCGCAAAGTCCGCGTGCTGCTGGCAATGGCCCGTGAAGCCGCACAGCAGCACCAGCAGCAGGCAGAAGGCGGACAGAAAGCCCAGCACGGCCAGTCCGCGGACTTTCAGAGGAAGCCGCTGTTCCGGAAGATTCCGGGTGCAGGCGTACAATCCATACGCCAGTGCGGCGCAAAGCGGAACGGAGAAGGCGGGATGCAGCCATCCCCACAGGAAGAGGCCCAGAGGAAGCGCCAGGTACGCCAGTGCCGCGCACAGCAGGGGGCGTGTGGGCAGGGAAAGGCTGGGAGACATGGCGCGGAACGGAGATGGGGCTTTTTGGCAATGCGGAATCCGAAAGCCCAGCATTGCATATTTTGTCCCAAAGAAAAGGATGCAATTACCCCGGAGAATGAAAAATCCCCGCGCCGCCTCACGACGACCGGGGATTTGGTTGCTTTATACCAGTTCCGGCAAAAGGGGTCAGAACAGGCCGAATCCGTTGCCGTAGCGGGCGGATTCCCCCAGTTCCTCCTCAATCCGGAGAAGGCGGTTGTATTTGGCCATGCGGTCGGAACGGCTCAGGGAGCCGGTCTTGATCTGGCCGGCGTTGGTCCCCACGGCGATGTCCGCGATGGTGGCGTCTTCCGTTTCCCCGGAGCGGTGGGAAATAACGGCGGTGTAGCGGTTGCCCATGGCCAGCTCCACGGCATCCAGCGTCTCCGTCAGGGAGCCGATCTGGTTTACCTTCACCAGAATGGAGTTGCCCACGCCCAGATGAATGCCTTTTCTGAGGAATTCAACGTTGGTGACGAAGAGGTCGTCCCCGACGAGCTGGGTGCTTTTGCCCAGTTTTTCCGTCAGGATTTTCCAGCCGTCCCAGTCGTTTTCCGCACAGCCATCCTCAATGGAGACGATGGGGTATTTCTTCTTCAGTTCCACGTAGTAATCCGTCAGTTCCGCGGCGGTTCTGCGGCTGCCGTCGGACTTCTTGAAAACGTACAGTCCGGATTCCGGATCGTAGAATTCGGAGGAAGCCACGTCCAGGGCAATGGAAATGTCTTCCCCGAACCGGTAGCCGGCCTTGTCCACGGCCTGGGCGATGCAGTCCAGCGCGTCTTCCGCGGAGTTCAGCCTGGGGGCGAAGCCGCCTTCATCACCCACGGCGGTGGAAAGGCCGCGGCTGTGCAGGACGGATTTCAGGGCATGAAAGACTTCCGCGCCATAGCGCAGGGCTTCCCGGAAAGTGGGCGCGCCGGACGGAACGATCATGAATTCCTGGAAGTCGATGGGCGCGTCGGAGTGGGCGCCGCCGTTGATGATGTTCATCATGGGGACGGGCAGAACCTTGGCGTTCGGGCCTCCCAGGTAGCGGTACAGGGGCTGTTGCAGCTGAGCCGCCGCCGCCTTGGCAAGCGCCAGGGAAACGCCCAGAATGGCGTTGGCTCCCAGTTTGGCCTTGTTGAAGGTGCCGTCCAGGGAGCTCATGAGGGCGTCCGCCGTGGTTTGTTCCGTCGCTTCCAGGCCGATCAGGGCCGGGGCGATGACGTTGCGGATATTGTCCACGGCTTTGGTGACGCCTTTGCCCTGGTACCGGGCCGTATCGCCGTCCCTGAGTTCCCAGGCTTCATGTTCCCCGGTGGAAGCTCCGCTGGGGACGCCCGCTGTGCCTGTGGCTCCGCCTTCCAGATAAACGTCCGCCTCAATGGTGGGGTTGCCGCGTGAATCCAGAATTTCACGCCCTGTTATTTTTGCGATGCGCATTTCTTTCATAAAAGCCGGATGGGTTCTGCCTTGAAAAGCAGATATTGGAATTAGTTTAAACTAATTTACGGGCCTTATGTATCCCGTATCCGGCGCGCATGCAAGCTTTTTCTCCATCACAGGCAACCCGGTTGATCCGGGAATCAAGCTCAGCCGCGGTAATGTTCTTTCAGCCAGGCTATTTCCTCGCCGTGCCCGGCGTCGTCCCGGGGCGTTTCCAGGAAAAAGGGCACTTCCCGGAGGGAAGGATGGTTGATGATGTTGATGAAGGCCTGTTCTCCCAGGCTCCCCTTGCCGATGGTTTCATGGCGGTCCTTGAAGGAGGAGAAAGGCGTCATGCTGTCGTTCAGGTGGATGGCGTGCAGGCGTTCCAGGCCCAGCACGGAGTCGAACTGTTCCAGCACGGCGTCCAGGTTGTTGACGATGTCGTACCCGGCGGAATAAACGTGGCAGGTGTCCAGGCAGACGCCCAGCTTTTCTTTCAGGTCCACGCGCTCAATGATGGCGGCCAGTTCTTCAAAGGTCTTGCCGAGCTCGCTTCCCTTGCCGGACATGGTTTCCAGCAGAACGGTGGTTTTTTGGTCCGGAGCAAGCACGCCGTTCAGTTGGTCTGCCACCAGTTCAATGCCTTTTTCCACTCCCTGTCCCACGTGGCTGCCGGGATGGAAGTTGTAAAGGTTGCCCGGCAGATACTCCATGAGCTCCAGGTCTTCCCTCAGCACCTGGGCCGCAAAGCGGGTGACTTTGGGGTCAGCGGAGCAGGGGTTCAGCGTATAAGGGGCGTGCGCCAGCAGCGTGCCGAAGCCGTTGTCTTCCGCCAGCTTCAGAAAACGGGCAATGTCCGGTTCGTCAATGGCCTTGGCCTTGCTTCCGCGCGGGTTGCGGGAAAAGAACTGGAAGGTGTTGGCGCCGATGGAAAGGGCAACCCTGCCCATGGCTTCGTAACCTTTTGCGGAGGAGAGGTGGCATCCGATGTACAGCATGGCGGTAAAGGTGTGTAAACGAGCATATCGGAAGGGAATTGCCGTGTCCAGCATGGGGGATGATTTCAAGCGGCTGCCTCTGTGCGTTGTGCCTGCGTGGTGTGTCATGGCCGTGGCGGGAAAACAGATTGACATTTTTACGATTTTAAAAATAATAAATCCATTGCTTATGTCCGATTGTTCCTGCACCTCTTCATTCCGTCCGGTTCACTCCGTCAAGGAGCTGGAACCTCTTGCCGGTGTTTTCAAGGCGCTGGGGCATCCCGTGCGCCTCATGATTGTGGAGATGCTTCTGGATGGAGAACGCTGCGTCTGCGAACTGCAGAAGGATTCCGGACGTGACATGTCTACCGTTTCCAGCCATTTGAACGTGTTGAAGAACAGCCGGATCGTGTCCTGTGAGCAGCGGGGGAAAAATGTGTATTATTCCCTGTGCTGCCCCTGCCTCAGCAGCGTGCTGTCGTGTTTGCAGGAAAGCCCGGCGTTAAAGGGATAACGGTATTGGTATTCAGTTTGTTCAGTATTTTTTATTCA includes these proteins:
- a CDS encoding SulP family inorganic anion transporter, whose product is MFRPALLSSLKTYTKQTFLADLFAGLTVGVVAIPLAMAFAIACGLSPTQGLVTAIVAGFLISLFSGSKYQIGGPTGAFVIIIMGVLEQYHASGLLVCTLMAGLFLIILGFCRMGALIRFIPFPVTTGFTSGIAVVIFSTQIKDIFGLTITEKIPGDFIEKWACYFNYFHTINWAALALTVGTVAITLLSRRFWPRVPAMLVGMLGMTAVSVAFSLPVTTIGQAFGSLPNTLPLPSLPHIEWHNLGALTAPAFTIALLAAIESLLSASVADGMTGGRHKPNMELIAQGIGNIGSALFGGIPATGAIARTATNIKAGAKSPVSGMIHAVTLLAILMAFAQYAQQIPLAVLAGILTVVCYNMSEMHTFSRLLKGPRQDAAVLVITFLLTVFVDLVVAVEVGVVLAALLFMGRMAQISDVSAIKNELLDNDEEDDGNRSAAKLNIPEGVEVFDVKGPFFFGAVEQFKDQVLETLEHDTKVVILRMRLVPALDATGLNVLSDFCHQCREHGSTLLVCGVQPQPLDVIRHAPFYRELKRYNICENIDAALTRARKIINGPAPKHL
- the argH gene encoding argininosuccinate lyase; translation: MWKGRFSKPTADLVQRYGESVSYDWRLFRQDIAGSIAHARAQLKAGLLTQEEFNAIEAGLQDILKDIEAGNFTWSRELEDVHMNIESELTRRIGAPGAKLHTARSRNDQVATDTRLYCRAEIDEILEKVRHLQRALVMKAKEYADAMMPGYTHLQRAQPVTMGHHLLAYVEMLNRDADRLTDCRRRLNVSPLGSGAIAGSTICLDRRGIASELGFDAVTENSMDAIADRDYIMETLFDLAVIGAHLSRMSEDVILWCTAEFGFATLSDAHTTGSSLMPQKKNPDVAELTRGKTGRLYGNLTAVMVAVKGLPLTYNRDLQEDKEPLFDSIDTIKLALDVNAEMMAAMTVNTARALEAASDPMLLATDLADYLVRRGVPFRKAHELVGKAVAMSISTGTPLNQLSDEQFASISDAYGTDARDVFELTKAFAQRTNPGAPNSENTRRRIAYWEDILSK
- a CDS encoding SWIM zinc finger family protein, producing the protein MDDEKPLKRADLRKRAEEKAAELAAEGMELHPVTASGRNLAKKFWGKEWMKSLAACEVYGMRLAPGRAYLRYGCVLDVKAAPGRIDALVMGEHLYEVCVHAAPPDEEALARLRARCAGHIGSWIDLLKGNLSPELLEILCDPEGGLFPAPEEWRFSCSCPDWADLCKHASAVLYAFGVMLDEQPELLFTLRGMDASALIPKAPEAVPGGEDALDKDAGSLSDMFGIRLD
- the eno gene encoding phosphopyruvate hydratase, coding for MKEMRIAKITGREILDSRGNPTIEADVYLEGGATGTAGVPSGASTGEHEAWELRDGDTARYQGKGVTKAVDNIRNVIAPALIGLEATEQTTADALMSSLDGTFNKAKLGANAILGVSLALAKAAAAQLQQPLYRYLGGPNAKVLPVPMMNIINGGAHSDAPIDFQEFMIVPSGAPTFREALRYGAEVFHALKSVLHSRGLSTAVGDEGGFAPRLNSAEDALDCIAQAVDKAGYRFGEDISIALDVASSEFYDPESGLYVFKKSDGSRRTAAELTDYYVELKKKYPIVSIEDGCAENDWDGWKILTEKLGKSTQLVGDDLFVTNVEFLRKGIHLGVGNSILVKVNQIGSLTETLDAVELAMGNRYTAVISHRSGETEDATIADIAVGTNAGQIKTGSLSRSDRMAKYNRLLRIEEELGESARYGNGFGLF
- a CDS encoding deoxyribonuclease IV — translated: MLYIGCHLSSAKGYEAMGRVALSIGANTFQFFSRNPRGSKAKAIDEPDIARFLKLAEDNGFGTLLAHAPYTLNPCSADPKVTRFAAQVLREDLELMEYLPGNLYNFHPGSHVGQGVEKGIELVADQLNGVLAPDQKTTVLLETMSGKGSELGKTFEELAAIIERVDLKEKLGVCLDTCHVYSAGYDIVNNLDAVLEQFDSVLGLERLHAIHLNDSMTPFSSFKDRHETIGKGSLGEQAFINIINHPSLREVPFFLETPRDDAGHGEEIAWLKEHYRG
- a CDS encoding ArsR/SmtB family transcription factor, coding for MSDCSCTSSFRPVHSVKELEPLAGVFKALGHPVRLMIVEMLLDGERCVCELQKDSGRDMSTVSSHLNVLKNSRIVSCEQRGKNVYYSLCCPCLSSVLSCLQESPALKG